From the genome of Argentina anserina chromosome 4, drPotAnse1.1, whole genome shotgun sequence, one region includes:
- the LOC126792768 gene encoding uncharacterized protein LOC126792768 — protein MVSVRDPKCHSRINMLVICFCLFTLLDSTFALWLNHGSDNSNSRYDNGEVLINPRRVLNMRQKWSFFAGKDITATPAVADGRIYFPSWNGFLYAVNAFTGALIWKQNLRQLTGLNGTGVVVNVTVSRFTPTIAGNLLIVGIYGPAVVIAVNHLDGRLVWSTQLDPRPRTMITMSGTVLLGSFYVGVSSLEEGLPASQCCTFRGSVAKLDVRTGAVIWRTYMLPDNGGRLNGYSGAAVWGSSPSIDVLRRHVYVATGNLYTAPPEVLECQERQNNQTGTPTQPDQCTGPDIHFNSILALDLVTGRIVWSRQLGGYDIFYFACLIPNNPDCPPGPNDDADFGEAPMMLTIRPNRTRRDVVVAVQKSGFAWALDSNDGNIVWFKSAGPGSNEGGGIWGAATDGKRVYTNIANGQRQRFTLAPSNLTTTAGAWVALDSDTGKILWTTANPSNDSALGPVTVANGIVFAGSIASNGPLYAMNATTGEILWSTITGASIYGGVSASYGCIYLGNGYTVGLAKFHPTWTGGTSLFALCVV, from the exons ATGGTTTCCGTTAGAGATCCGAAATGTCATAGCAGAATAAACATGCTAGTTATCTGCTTCTGCTTGTTTACACTTCTTGATTCAACGTTTGCACTT TGGCTCAATCACGGAAGTGACAATAGTAACAGTAGGTATGATAACGGGGAAGTGCTCATCAACCCAAGGAGGGTGTTAAACATGCGACAAAAATGGTCCTTTTTCGCCGGTAAAGACATCACTGCAACTCCTGCAGTGGCTGATGGAAGGATCTATTTTCCATCATGGAATGGGTTTCTGTACGCTGTGAATGCATTCACAGGCGCGTTGATATGGAAGCAGAATCTCAGACAGCTAACTGGACTAAATGGCACAGGAGTCGTTGTGAATGTGACTGTGTCGAGATTTACCCCAACAATAGCTGGTAACCTCTTGATCGTTGGTATTTATGGACCTGCTGTTGTGATTGCTGTGAATCATTTGGACGGGAGGCTTGTCTGGTCAACTCAACTAGACCCACGCCCTCGAACTATGATCACTATGTCTGGCACCGTACTCTTAGG GTCATTTTATGTAGGGGTGTCATCTCTGGAAGAAGGTTTACCAGCTTCTCAGTGCTGCACTTTCCGTGGCAGTGTAGCAAAGCTAGATGTTAGAACTGGTGCAGTCATATGGCGGACTTATATGCTACCGGACAACGGCGGTAGATTGAACGGTTACTCAGGAGCTGCAGTATGGGGAAGCAGTCCTTCTATAGATGTGCTGCGGAGACATGTCTATGTAGCAACTGGGAACCTCTACACAGCTCCACCTGAGGTGCTTGAATGCCAAGAGAGACAGAATAACCAGACAGGAACACCTACACAGCCTGACCAGTGCACCGGTCCAGATATCCACTTCAACTCAATCCTAGCATTGGATCTTGTTACCGGCAGGATTGTATGGTCTAGGCAGCTAGGTGGTTACGACATTTTCTACTTTGCTTGTTTGATACCGAACAACCCCGACTGCCCACCAGGACCTAATGATGATGCTGACTTTGGAGAGGCACCGATGATGCTTACCATACGCCCTAACAGAACAAGACGCGATGTTGTGGTGGCTGTGCAGAAGAGTGGGTTTGCTTGGGCTCTAGACAGTAACGATGGAAATATTGTCTGGTTCAAG TCAGCAGGACCAGGTAGCAATGAAGGAGGTGGGATATGGGGTGCAGCCACAGATGGTAAAAGGGTGTACACGAACATTGCCAATGGCCAACGACAGAGGTTCACTCTAGCACCATCAAACCTAACAACAACAGCCGGAGCATGGGTGGCTCTGGATTCGGATACCGGGAAGATTCTGTGGACAACCGCAAACCCAAGCAACGACAGTGCTCTGGGACCTGTTACAGTAGCCAATGGTATTGTGTTTGCTGGGTCTATAGCTTCAAATGGTCCTCTATATGCCATGAATGCGACCACCGGAGAGATTTTGTGGTCAACTATTACCGGTGCTTCAATATACGGGGGCGTTTCAGCAAGCTATGGGTGCATTTACCTAGGAAATGGGTACACAGTTGGCCTGGCTAAGTTTCATCCTACATGGACTGGTGGTACTTCACTGTTTGCTTTATGCGTTGTATGA
- the LOC126792460 gene encoding protein IQ-DOMAIN 29-like, with the protein MNFHFQLLASLPTAIPLRLQYEPEDPNSSLVWLDRWTRSCFWEPVLQLKKKPDLKTRGKYKKIQTVETEPAKPKRTVRRLSNENGPTRVTSDSEKPKQNMRKVSTHPVNSVQGHQQNGVEKVKSNVRKVSGPKEVSNCKVSDPKKVSNSREEISGQAEKVCDPEEVSGHTKKVSDSKEEVPSEVVKEIPKHGTETIIVPAALDDSEPCTSEISPKMEQVDVADPKQSDLEKCMELTPTNETLQSLGDHSSGDMQSMENNGKGEEVQALNEVLTSDNFISNEDQKTSLRRASLPVMFEHQENGVQTTPRVPSYMAPTESARARLKGQGSPRFARDMVEKNLLTRRHSLSSSTNTKLSLLSPRAQKLVQGKGVIRTDRSFSSSRDGFGKL; encoded by the coding sequence ATGAATTTTCACTTTCAGCTTCTGGCATCATTGCCTACTGCTATTCCTCTACGTCTCCAATATGAACCAGAGGACCCGAACTCATCATTGGTATGGCTTGACCGCTGGACCAGATCATGCTTTTGGGAACCTGTtttacaattaaagaaaaaacctGATTTGAAGACTCGTGGAAAATACAAGAAGATTCAGACAGTAGAAACTGAACCAGCTAAGCCAAAAAGAACTGTCCGGAGACTGTCCAATGAAAATGGCCCAACTCGTGTCACTTCAGATTCTGAGAAGCCTAAACAAAATATGAGGAAAGTTTCAACCCATCCAGTGAACTCAGTTCAGGGACATCAACAGAATGGAGTTGAGAAGGTCAAAAGTAATGTTAGAAAAGTCTCTGGTCCCAAGGAGGTTTCTAATTGCAAGGTCTCTGATCCCAAAAAGGTATCTAATTCCAGGGAGGAGATTTCTGGTCAGGCAGAGAAGGTTTGTGATCCTGAGGAGGTTTCTGGTCACACAAAGAAGGTTTCTGATTCCAAGGAGGAGGTTCCGTCAGAGGTTGTTAAAGAGATACCAAAGCACGGTACAGAAACAATTATAGTTCCTGCTGCTCTTGATGACTCAGAGCCATGCACTAGTGAGATTTCTCCAAAGATGGAACAAGTCGATGTTGCTGACCCCAAACAGTCTGATCTAGAAAAATGTATGGAACTGACACCAACAAATGAGACATTGCAAAGTTTAGGCGACCATTCTTCTGGTGACATGCAATCAATGGAGAACAACGGAAAAGGTGAAGAAGTTCAAGCACTAAATGAGGTTCTAACCTCAGACAACTTTATTAGTAACGAGGACCAGAAAACCAGCCTGAGAAGGGCGTCTTTACCGGTGATGTTTGAGCATCAGGAGAATGGGGTTCAGACCACACCAAGAGTTCCAAGTTACATGGCACCAACTGAATCTGCCAGAGCTAGGCTGAAAGGACAGGGCTCTCCCAGGTTTGCACGAGACATGGTTGAGAAGAATCTTTTGACCAGACGACATTCTCTGTCGTCTTCAACCAACACCAAGTTAAGTTTACTTTCTCCACGAGCGCAAAAATTGGTTCAAGGCAAAGGAGTAATCAGAACTGACAGATCATTTTCATCTTCAAGGGATGGTTTTGGTAAGTTGTGA